TTGATTGGAAACTCCCAAGCAAGATGAAACCAGAGGATTTGGACATGACTGAAGACTTTGGTGCCGTTGCCAGAAGGAAAAACAACTTGTATTTGATTCCTACTTCTTTTAGTCCTTCACTTGACCTTTGAGGCATTATCATTATGGCAACTTTGAACCAACAAATTACTTTGAAAAGGTGGTCTAGGGGAATTAACttcgtttgttaatgctttttagattgtgttttttgtttgaaaaaatgttttgagtacatgatataaaagtaaaaatcattttgagtgttttatgttgttatttgttttttaatgtttttgttttgaaaaagaaagcaaaaagatgaaagaatgttatcaaacaaagtgtaaaaaaaagaaaaaaaacacaatcatTAAGCGCCACGAGGCTGCCCTCTTTACTTGACATCTATCCCATGTGCACTTCGAGATATATATTCACTCTCCCACATAGACCTAAGGAGAGAGCTCTGCAGATGTTGAAGCCCCATGTGTATCCTCGGGTCCAGACTGCATCCTTGAGCCTTGGCACACGCTTGAGTTGAGCTTGAACCCGAAAGGGAAGATGAGATTTTAAACATTTAGGAGTAATTCCCTACGAAAACCGTCCGAACGGTAGGTTACAGAAAAATAGGAAAGACGTTCGGTCATTGTTCGAATGATCCATGTCATCAAAAAGTCGAAAAAATCTGAAGACCGTTCGAACGGTGATAGTCTGAATGAGAATTAGATAAAGCCAACTTAGCATAAACACGTGGAGGGCTTATTTAAGGGCCTATGATGAGTTCTAGACGCCTCATTTGCGAGCTTCAAGCGCCCAAAATtcgtgagagagaaagaaaggagaaaatgaGGAATTTTAGAAGTTCCTAATAAAGGTAAACAAGTAGGCGGTTAATAATCGCCTATAATCACATAATCGCTTTGGTGGATAGTTGGAAAAAATTGCTAACTGCGCATAATAAGTTAGATGGGCCTGTAAAAGGTAGAGGATGGCATGACGAGTATCTTTGAAGCTCCGAGCCCGGGTGGAGTCTGGCCAAGGCAATCTAGGATTTGTGACTAATCCAACTCTACCACAAACACTTAGGCACTAATTAGGGGGTCCTAAATCTTAATGGAATCTCTCAAGATGTGCCCTAGCATGAAAGGAGGTGGTTGCCGAGGTAGGAGGTCCTTGCAACCACCTTCACAGGGTGAGGGTTTCCCGCGAGCAACCTCTATGGAGGGTGGGGTTGGGTCATCGAAGAACCTCCACCACTACCCACCAATGAGTTTTTCCCATTGCtaccctcttttatttttattaggaaATCTGTTGATATCACTACTGGATAAACATGTGTGTGGATATACACGCTGCATAATTTGATTGGACCAACTAGTTCTTTGGTATGACAAATGGTTTACGGACATGAcgaatgctttttttttttttttttgtattcttctatcttctaattttgaaaataggctattaaatatgtaaaactTACTGGACACAATGGtcagaaaaaagtaatttttagggCAGTAATCGATCCGAGTATTAAATTTTCAAGCttggttcatttaattttttttttaactcgaGCCAAGCTCAAGCTTATCACCAAATTAAATAATCTGTTGAAGCTCtgttttcatgtatttttttaatgaactcGAGCTTGTTCACGAGCTATTCAATAATTTAGccattccatatataaagtaaatgtcgtgattgtttaatttttttaaaaaaaaaaattaatacaaatttttagttacttaataatgattaagatttattgtttgagTAATTGGAGAAATTAGCTAAAatcttaaataatttaatctcaATTTTAGATGTTTATcttctagtatatatatatacattcatatatacacacaaatacacttatatttatatacagattcacaattacaataattcaacttatatCCATTACATTACgaagagtatttttttaaaataataataaaaaaaaaattaacatgttctcattacaaagtaaagaataatattagaaaaatagtaaaaatgaagTCATACGAGCCGAGCCTAAATTTATACGAAcctaaattttttgttcaagctCTGTTCGTTTAATAAACAAACCGATCCCGAACCGAACTAATCCTAGTCGAACCTGAGTATCTTCACAAGTAGTATTACTCGTTTACAACCTTAGTAATTTTACATAATCATAAAGTATAAGAAGTTTGTAAGAACTTTTGAAAATTCAAAGATTGATTTGATAAACATGAAAAATAGATGAACCAATTTTAGATTTAATGCTTATATATAtgcctaattttattttattttttggaaagagCCTAAAAGCATCTTCTCAAGTTTATTAAAACAAGAAAGATAATGGCCTTAGTGGAACCCTATAAATCAaaggagaaatgatccctacacttatTTTTCACAatagtcccacaacaagctgacatggctggtaatattttattatttttttacaaaacaaaaaaataataaaatatgggatttgattcttgtacaacaccaatacaacaactgtacaacaatccctcacatgagggtgggctctAGTATGTGGGACTCAccttcatgtgagggattgttgtacaattgttgtattggtgttgtaaatctaacatttttcataaaatattaccagccatgtcagcttgttgtggagctgttgtgaaaaatgagtgtagggatcatttctcaaatgAAAGAGTTTATGATTGGAATAGGAGTACCTCATTAATTAGCCGTTAATCCTTGTTTTTTTGAACATGATTGTATAGTTTTACGTATGATTACAAAAGGGGAGAGTGTTCAACTTCCATTccataaacacaaaaaaaaaaaaaaaaaaaacggtggCTTTAGCAACCTTTAAACTTCCCTTAAACCAAACCAATGCCTCCCAAACCCACCACCATCGGCATCAGCACCACCCGGTGGCCCTTCCCACCGGGCACCCGAGTAGAAATCAGCCCAAAAGACGTCGGATTCGTGGGCTCCAGGTTCACCGGCACGGTCCTCAAAGCCTACCGAAACAAATACCTCGTCCAATACGAGACCCTGGTGGCGGACCTCGACCCCTCCGAGCCCGTGCGCGAGAGCCTCAACGTGTCGCAGCTCCGGCCGGTCCCACCCCGGGAGACGCAGCGGGAGTTCCGGGTGGGGGATGACGTGGACGCGTACCACAACGAGGGGTGGTGGGAGGGCGTGGTGACAGAGGAGTTGGCGGGTGGGAGGTTGGGGGTTTTCTTCCGGGCGTCCAGGGAGCACATTGGGTTTCAGAAGGAGGACCTCAGGCTGCACAGGGACTGGGTTCATGGGAAATGGGTTCCGCCATTTGAGCAAGACGAGGTGGGAATTTGATGGGTTTTACTCGGTTTTGTTTGGTTTGGCTGAAAATGGTTCAGGAAAGatatagttgtatttttttttttcttttctttttagtgttGGTTTATTTACTTCTTATAAGAAAAAAGACATGGCTACATTTCtcagtgttttgggtttttttttttttttttttttttttttttttttttttttaataataataataataataaatggtttgaaaaatgtgttttaggCTACCTAAAggtgaaaattgtttttgtgaaatattttatatttgagttGTTTgctaacatttttgttttgaaatgagaaaacaaaatacaagAAACATAATTTTAACGAACGGAACTGATAGGCGTATGGCTTTTGTGGCTAGTGGAGAGTGGAGACCATGTTTGTGTAGCCAAAGGTTGAAACTTGAATGCAAAGCCTAAAGCTTTTAAATTTAtgattgtaaaaataaaatcattcttCATTATCATATTCTACTTTCATCTTCTAtgcaatttatttattcattcttCACCCTCATAATCTACTTCATTGCTATATCTGCTTAATACCCAAAAAGCCTAGCTACTGTTACAGCTCTCTAATCACTTAAATGGTCCAGGTTCTCACACAATTCACGGGGTAAGACAATCTTGGTAGCTTATCTTTTTGCTGGGTGTTGTGTTTTGTTGTCCATCAATCATCAGTGCTCACCTtctttggatttgaattgcagAAAGTGTCTACTATGACAGAGGTAAAACCTATCGAAGCAAAAACAACCCAGGAGATATTTAGCAAGGGGGCACTGGTTGAGGTTGGCAGTGATGAAGAAGGTTTTCATGGTGCTTGGTTTGCCGGTACCGTTGTTGAAGAAGCAGTGGGAAAGGACATGTTTCTTGTCCAGTACCAGAGCCTGAGGACAGATGATGATTCAGGCTTTCTAAGAGAAGAGATTGATACCCTC
Above is a genomic segment from Alnus glutinosa chromosome 12, dhAlnGlut1.1, whole genome shotgun sequence containing:
- the LOC133851233 gene encoding protein AGENET DOMAIN (AGD)-CONTAINING P1 — its product is MPPKPTTIGISTTRWPFPPGTRVEISPKDVGFVGSRFTGTVLKAYRNKYLVQYETLVADLDPSEPVRESLNVSQLRPVPPRETQREFRVGDDVDAYHNEGWWEGVVTEELAGGRLGVFFRASREHIGFQKEDLRLHRDWVHGKWVPPFEQDEKVSTMTEVKPIEAKTTQEIFSKGALVEVGSDEEGFHGAWFAGTVVEEAVGKDMFLVQYQSLRTDDDSGFLREEIDTLHIRPYPPETLVVDRFNLFEEVDAWYNDAWWVGVISKVLVGTKYRVYFRDSNEEIEFQHCNLRPHQDWIDGKWVMASRALEL